TCCATCAATTGCGACACTCGCAAACAGATCTGCGGATGATTGTCAATCAAATTTTGCCAATCAGGTTGCGAGCTCACACGAGCGTAGTTTTGGACAGCAAAGTTGAGTGCACTATCGTAGAGGCTGAACAGCGAGTTTTTGTATGACCAGATAAGAGTGTCGACGACGTTGTGCTCGTCGAGGTCAGCAAACACGAACCTCGTGCATTCCTCTTTCAAAGATTCCAAGCCGTACGTATCTGCTGCTTTGAATAATCGTTCCGCCATGCCATCCTCTTCGATTAGCGGGATTCTACCCGTGTATATATAATGAAGAACTTGTTGGAACACTTGCGGTTCAACGTCACCAATGTGAACGACTTTGACCGATTTTTTGTTGCCTTTCGTCGGACGGCCGCGAACTAACGAGGCCAACACGGAGCTGCTGGCCGTGATGATCGGTGAGTGAGCGCCCATCAGTTCCCCTTGAACGTTGAATTCGACATCGGTAAAGTCCTGCTGGATGAGTAAGTTTGCCCATTCGTTTAAGACGGTCTTCTCACCAAGAGTCTGCGTTCCAAAATCCAGCCACAGGTCGAACGTCTTGTCGAGTGGACATTTGACAGGCCCCCACGTTCTTTTCGTGTTGGCTACGTCATCGTTGTTACATTGCAGTTTAAGATGCGTtggtttttgttctttattgtGTAAGATCCAGACAAATTCTGGTTGGTCATCCTCGTATTTGCTACCTTGGTTAGCTCTGGCCAAATCTGAATATTTGCTGCCCACTGGCAAGGTTTTCATCTTGTTGGACTGGCATTTGATTAATGAAAGCATGACAGGTTCTTGTGAGCCTTCAAGGCATTCAAAAATCAATGTGTAAGGATAGAAATCACATTTCCTGAGGTAAACATTCTGTTCCCCCTTTTTAATGTCATTTTCAGTCAAGTGAATGAGAAACAATCCAGGACGAACTTCGTGACTTGTGGGAATCGGCATTTCTCACTTGTGTTCTGTAAAATGCCATCACAAAATTTCAATATTCACTACAATTAATTTGCATTACGATAATAAAAGTTATGAGCTATCGTGGATTTACTTACTGCATCAAgatcttggtttgattgtagcGTTCGTCGGTGAAATCAACTTGTTCGTCTGGGCGTCAACAACCTCACAACACGTGCAAAATGCCAATTATATTCGTCAGTAATACTACGGTCAACCTTTTAAACTACAGGTGAGAAGCCTCGTCCCGCCTTCCGTATAAATGCCCTAGAGCGAGATGCGTTTTCCCCCGTAAACAATCGATGGCAATGCCGTTGGTGTCAATCGCCAGTCCGGTATGCGACAGAACGTAAAAACTGGAAATAAGAGGAAAAAGCTGCAGGACTTTTACAGCGTATCGTTGAGATTACAGAACGTTTTGGTATAAACAAATAATCAAGCAGGTTGTCGCCGcaggtgtttttctttaaaacgcACCCCCAAAATGGTACGAATGCGTCGTGAAAGAGCGTGAATACGTGATTTTTTCTACGCGAGCAGATTTTCTTCAAAACATTCACTAGAACAGGCGCTGTACTTCGTCAACTTCTCCTTGTGTTTTGTATGCCGATTGTTTCGTTTGGGCGTTGCTCTCAGTCCGTGAACAAGTAAACGGAAGTTTTtgttatgtttgttttgtttttcttactGTAGCCTTGGAaataaatttccttttttgttatgtAAGTcctttgaatttttattatgTAACTTTTATTTCCCGATAGTCTCtattttttctagtttttaaaCCTCTTTTGGAACAGAGGTAACAACTTTCTAGGACTTTGACTTTTCGGTTTTTGAACTTTGAAAAAAGTTGAGTCTGTAATTGAACATTCAACAAGTTTATAAATATGCAATCAGGGTCAGTGAACGCAATTGACACACAATGTCGCTGATTTTCCTATTTGATTCTCAGCGTGcgagaaagaaaatttgattCCCGCAGAAGATAACGTATCTAGGCTACTCCAATCTACTTGTATGAAAACCTACGCTATTGCAGCAAGTTACCAACGTAGATCGAAAGCAATGCAATTTGCATCGGTGTAGAGgcgtgtttaaaaaaacaataacgaAAAAAGCGAAATGAAACGTAACGATTATTTAATGTGACCGTTTGCATATGTAAGGCGAACGTCAGTTAGACTATACATGTTCAACAATTGATACATTACATGGTAGGCCTATACTATTAGCATAATGAATAATTGAACCGATGACGTTGGTGATGCCTCTAGAAAGCAAAggcaaattcaaaaatgatgACACATTTCTTCAGTGTATACAACATAAAGTAAACAATGGCAAAGGATTCACAGTTTTATAAGAGAAGCGATGCCTCGAATTTGTTCGGGAAATTCAAGCCATTCGGCATCATTTTCGCAATTACTTTGACGGCTGGTTTTAAAGACATTGTCCGGTTCGGTCGACCAGAGGATCCTGCTCGCATTCAGTTTCGCAATCGCTTCCGAAAACGCTACCGTGAATCTTGTTCTTCATCATTTGCTGTGTAGCCATCAGACATAAATCGGGATAATCGTGAGTCAAATCCTTCCATTCAGGCAAGAAGCAAATGGTGGACCCGTGCGTAGCAATGCACTTGATCGAAGCGTCAAAGAGGGTCGTGATCGAATGCAAATGAGACCAAATTAGCATGCCAATCGAATTCTTGATTTCCAGCTGTGCCAACAGAATATCGACGCATTCATCTTTCAGCGTATCGATGTCGTATTTATCAGCGGCCACGAACAGATCTTGAGTAATTGATTTCATCTTCAATAGTGGACACGTGCCCGTGTAAAGGTAATGAAGGAGTTGTCGAAATACTTCTGGTTCGATGTCCTCGATGACGACCTTCTTCGTTCTAGACTCTTGCATGTCACACTGGAACATGGCGGCAAAAACGGAGCTGCGAGCTGAGAGAATCACGACGTGAGCACCGATAGTTATCCCTTGAATACGAAACTGCACGTCGCAATTCGTTTGATTGACGAACAATTCAGCAAAGTCTTTAATCATTCTCGTTTGACCTAAGCTGTTTGACCCGAAATCCATGTATAACGTGACTGTTGGTTCATTGTAGTTGGTGATGGGCACAAAGATTTGCCACGCATCTTCTAGATGCATCATGGCATTCTTGACGAGCACTTCGTTCTCTACCCAGACGAATAGCGGAGTTTCGTAATGATCCATGAACGACATCGTCCGGCCATTTTTACACACGGGCGTTTTCATATCGGCCGGAGCAGCCGACATCTGCTGTTGATTGTCTTCTTCTAACTGgttcgccttttttttcagcattATGCACACGTCAGCGTAATCAATTAGCGATGGCTTTCGGGATCGTGAGTAAACAATGTAAGTAGAGCGTGCAGAGTTGTTGATTTGGAAGACACCCTTTTGTATTGTCACATCGTCGTGTCCTAAACCTTCCATCGTCCACGATATTTTAAAGAGTCCTCTACGCATTTCGTCCACTTTGATCgacatcttttgttttttgtttttgtttaattattttaactTCCAGCGGAGACACTAGTGCACACTCAAAATGTACACACGTTCTGAATTGACTGTGAATGCAAAAACGAAATATACGCCCCTTTTTTCATATTCATATTTATCCTTTAGCTAGTTCTCGGTATTTTTGTGTCATTTAAATAAATGTTCAAGGTCGTTGCTTATCCCCCCAACATAAtggaaaaggtttttttttttacatcaccCTTCCCCCCACCCACGTGCAGGTAGGTTCAGTAGGTTTCAATTttctggaaaaagaaaacgttccTTTGTTGTTTGCGGATGGGTGAATAATAATCGAAATGATTTATTCGttgtttatttgaataaaagaggaaaaaaaaaagtagaaggTAGTGCTTACATCGTCAATTATTCTTATTGCTTTAAACCGTAGTTTTCACGCCTCTGCgtgttttaaaaacaaataatcttTCGTAGTGCCATTGGTTCGAGTTGGCAAAAAGTAGGTCGAATATTAAATTCTTTCACGGTGCGTCTTGAAGCGTGAGCTCAGCTGTGTGTAGCACCTGTGCAGTTTAGAACGCACATGGAATAATtttatcagtttttttttaaatacaacgTCTTCTAACTGGTTGTTAAAAGTAGTTTGTATTACTGCCTCTTGTGGGTTCTGCAACCAGGACGTCAATGACAGGGCACAGCAAAACAATACTTGACGATTATTAATACTTTTGTTTACTCTGgcaatgcaaaaaaaataatgtctTGTGGAAATGGAGAATGGCTGAAGCTTGGATCTCCGCCCCACAGCCAATGG
This sequence is a window from Daphnia magna isolate NIES linkage group LG7, ASM2063170v1.1, whole genome shotgun sequence. Protein-coding genes within it:
- the LOC116927565 gene encoding uncharacterized protein LOC116927565, with amino-acid sequence MSIKVDEMRRGLFKISWTMEGLGHDDVTIQKGVFQINNSARSTYIVYSRSRKPSLIDYADVCIMLKKKANQLEEDNQQQMSAAPADMKTPVCKNGRTMSFMDHYETPLFVWVENEVLVKNAMMHLEDAWQIFVPITNYNEPTVTLYMDFGSNSLGQTRMIKDFAELFVNQTNCDVQFRIQGITIGAHVVILSARSSVFAAMFQCDMQESRTKKVVIEDIEPEVFRQLLHYLYTGTCPLLKMKSITQDLFVAADKYDIDTLKDECVDILLAQLEIKNSIGMLIWSHLHSITTLFDASIKCIATHGSTICFLPEWKDLTHDYPDLCLMATQQMMKNKIHGSVFGSDCETECEQDPLVDRTGQYEQVDFTDERYNQTKILMQEMPIPTSHEVRPGLFLIHLTENDIKKGEQNVYLRKCDFYPYTLIFECLEGSQEPVMLSLIKCQSNKMKTLPVGSKYSDLARANQGSKYEDDQPEFVWILHNKEQKPTHLKLQCNNDDVANTKRTWGPVKCPLDKTFDLWLDFGTQTLGEKTVLNEWANLLIQQDFTDVEFNVQGELMGAHSPIITASSSVLASLVRGRPTKGNKKSVKVVHIGDVEPQVFQQVLHYIYTGRIPLIEEDGMAERLFKAADTYGLESLKEECTRFVFADLDEHNVVDTLIWSYKNSLFSLYDSALNFAVQNYARVSSQPDWQNLIDNHPQICLRVSQLMDPLVSNTLAKETRGT